GCAGAGACTTTTACGCCAGCAAGAGCTCTTCCTGACCCGAGCTCCGCCCCGCCCCCATCGCGTGCCACGCCTCTCTTCCTTTGTATTCACtgcagcaaacaggaagtgagcgcCGACGCCTCCCGGCTTTGATGAAGACTTGAAAATGTCCAGTAGATGTTTTGCtgtacaccaaaaaaaaaaaaaaaaaaaaaaagccaaagcagGTGGCGCCGTTGCACACACATAATCGTTGTTGTACCGTATGCTAGCGTTAACGTTTATGTCACGACTGAAAGCACCACTGAAGCTAGCCGGACCCACCCCTCCTCCGTGTGAGTGCGGCACGAGGGTATGCTTGTGGTCACCATGGTGATGTGCACGCCCATAGTGTTAGCGCTGAACCAACCTGAGCTTTGTTATCTTAGCTGGCTGGACtaaaacacactttttcacacttgcAGGCTGGACAGGAAGCCGGTTTGGAGCACCACCTGGCGGTCACCTTCTGTCTGCCTACAAATATGCACTTTGTTCATTTTAACAGGAAGTGAGCCAGATTAGCACATCGCACAATTCAGAGGCGTGACAGTATGGCCGCCATCTTCTCCCTCTCTTTTGGCACATAAAAGTCGTAGCGAACACGCGCACACCGAAGGCAGCGTGACCTTTTCTAAAGGTCATTTCACTTCGATTGGTTGGGTGTTAGGAGGGTCACTTTTAGGCGTCATTCATTGTGGGGTCACTGCAGTGATGTaaacatgtctgtgtgtgtgtgtgtgtgtgtatccaagGTGCTATTTAACACGTGTGTACTGTACTTGTTCACGTGTACTTCTTGGTGCTGATCCAGTAAAGACGGTTCTGTTTACACGCCCGCTCCGTGTTGACAAGTCTGACAGGTCATGTGATGGAGTCGTCACGTGATCATGTCTGTCCTCCTGGGTTCTCAAGGCCACTTGAGTGACGGCTGTCAAAGCTTCTGGGCCGCTGGTGACCGCTTGCGGCAGGTGACACGCATTTAGCCGCCGATAGTGACGTGTCCGGTGACGTCATCAGGCGTCGATGCAGTCCGGGGTGAGAGGTCATGATGTCCAGCGATAGTGGCGTCACCACCACCGCCACAACAACAACGAGCGAACAAAGGACAAGCCGCTGTCCCGTGCAGCGAGCTGACAGGATGTAAGTGCagtccttcacaataaaagcagcTGTTTGACATCGATATTATTTCCATCTATGAAAGCTCTCACACGTGCCGACTCACGTGAACATTCAACAAGGAGTAGACAAATGAACCATTGACGCGAACGAATGCGCTCGGTGGGCTTCAGAGTGACGAATCGacattgctcttattttgacaGCAACAACCGGATGTGGCCGGTGTCGTCTCGGTAAGTCGACACTTGGCGCCTGGCGGACAGCTGCGGACCGGCGGGTCCAGTCGAGCCTCATCGGAGCCGGGAGACCACACAGCATGTGGTCCTCCTGGGAGGTCTTCTCCTAGCCGGTTCCGAGTCAGGTCCGAGGTCGGAGGCGGACACGCGCAGCGCGTGAGTAACCCCAAGTGAACGCGCATGGAGACAAGCGTGTAGTGAAGTCATTCTCTCCTCTCGGTTCTGCCGAGCATCCACGATGGAGGCCGGCCCAGAACAGTTCCTGAGGCGGATCCTGGAGGACCTGGACGTCCAGCACGCCAACATGTCCGACCAGGAGCTGTGCAAGTCGCTGTGCACGCGCATGGACCTGGTGCACCTGGCAAAACTGCGCGCGCACCTCTACCGCGCGGCCAGTCTGGACCCGGACTTTCCTACCACGCTCTTCCGGGACAAGATGCGCGGCCCCGCCGAAGACGAGCAGTCCAAGAGGCGCGTGCTCGCGGCCGACATCGTCGCCATGCTCCACCTGGTCCACGCGCACGGGGGCGTGGCCGCGCACAGAGTCCAGAGGCACGAGCACGCCGAGACCAGGCGCGTGCGTCATCGCTACGCCCCCCTCGGACAGCCCCCCTCACCCCTTCTCAATAATCCCCCCTGCCCGGAACCGCGCCGGACCTTCCTTCCCGCCTCGGAGCCCAACTTCCTGTTGGGTGTGGGCGGGAGACAGGGGGGGTGTCGAGCGTCCTCTCTGGACAAACTGCACCACCTGCCCCAATACTCCCCCTCCCCACCCTGCCGTCGCGTGCACGAAGGCCCCCCGATGGCGCGCACATGCCTGCAGAAGAGGAATATCTTCAAGGAGGACTTCCACAAGATGGCCTCCTTCGGCCCTCAGGTGGGTTCTCGACACGTTGGACTGCTCCAGAGTCCAGCCTGAAAGTGTAACAAGAAGTTAGGCTGTTTGACAGTCGTGTGCTTTGTGACTTGAACGATGACCTCTTCTCCTCCAGGTTGTCACGGCCAAGGACGGCGAGGGGGCGGAGCCATACCGCCACACGCCCGCCCCCTTCTTCAATCGCAGCTTCGAGGTGGCCTACAGGAAGCCCTACTGCCCGCCTCCCCTCAGCCCGGCGCTGCCGGAGCGGCGGCGGGTCAAACACGAGAGTCTGGATGACCTTCAGGCGTCCACGTACTTCGGGCCCACCACCGTGTCCGAGTGCGTGAGTGGCAGGAAGCAGAGTAGTCAAGGCAGGAAACAGGGGGCGTGGCCAGTGAAGAGCCTGAGCCTCAACGTGGAGGAGGGGCCTCACGACCTGGAGAGGTCGTTTGCGGGCAAACCAAACTTCCATCGCAACGCCAGCGTCGTCGGCGCTGACGAGAACCGCTTTCAGAGCCCCAAGCGACCTGTGGCATACCCTGGCGGCCTCGCCAACGACGGCGTGAAGACAAAGGAAGGCGCCTTGATGGACAGGGTGGAGTCAGCCAAGAGGATGTGGGACAAACACGTCAACGGTCCGTCTTTTCACGGCACAGACGGCTCGGCGTGCATCGGGACTCAAACGGAACACGGTGGCCAGAAGACGGCATCACGCGCATTCAAGCACTCTGACGAAGAGTCTGAGATTGTCGGCGACGACATCAGCGACATCTTTCGCTTCCTGGATGAGATGAGCGTGTGCGACTCGCTGGGCATGGTCCAGTCGTCGTGTTACGACAGCGCCGCCTCGCTGAAGTCGGAGGGCGACAGCTCCCCCGAACGAAACACAGTCAAACTGGCTAAGTCGCAGCTGGACCGCCTCCTGCGCTCGCTGGACAACACGGACGACGAGCTCAAGTCCAGCGTGAGCAAGCTGGTGGCGAGGATCGGCGAGATCGAGCGGAAGCTGGAGTCGCTGTCGGGCGTACGCGGCGAGATCTCGCAGGTTCTGTCTAAACTCAACAAGCTGGACCAAAAGATCCAAGAGCCTGACGCCACGCCCGCCTCCTCCCCCCCTGACGCGTCGCCGCACGTCCTCCGCTGCCACACCCTCAACGTGGGCGGCGTCCGTGACGACAGCCCCGGCCTGAGGGCGACGGCCCTGAGGAAGAACGTCTTCACCAGGAGGTCGTCACACTCGCTCGACGACGACGACGCCGAGTCAAAGGTTGTGGAAGTCTCGCCACGAGACTGGCGGACGCTGTCGTACTCGTGCCATCCCGACGCTGTCGACAAGGAGCGAGCCTGCCGAGCCAAAGAGGTACGCGCGGATCACGTGACACGGAGAGGACGGTTTCTAGCAGCAAGGGACAGGGGAGATGGGGAGCAGaagtaaacaggaagtgtgttAGTGGGCGGGAATATGGATGGCGAGGTCATGTGTGTGATTGTCAGCATGATTGACAAGTGcatgtgagacacacacacacacacacacacacacacacacacacacacacagtgttgttGAAGAGTGTCAGGGAGGAAGAAGATTCCAAGAAGAAAGAATCACCATCTGGAGGTCCAACATGAGCTTCTATTTATGCTTCTACTAAATCCATCACttctgttcacacacacacacacacacacacacacacacacacacacacacacacatgtactcgtCACACATCCAACACTAACATGAGGTCCCCCCCAACATGGCGTACctccactttatttattctttaaacTTTACATCACacagcacttcctgtctccAGGTGGACCAATACGACTTCCCCGGAGTGCTCCGCCCCCCCAAGGCAGCAAGGGAGTCCTACCTGACAGAGCACCACCTAAGGCCGGCGGCCCCGCCCCACGCTAAAGGAAGTCCTCTGTATTCCGGGCCGAGGCTCAGCGGGCCGTCCTGGACCGCCGACGAATACAAACGCAACTCAGGAAATACTTTGGACCGGCAGGTACGCCACATGACACTCACGGAGCAGTCCACGCCTTTTATTGATTGACAGCCGTCCGACGTCATCCGGTgtcatgcttttattgtgaaagtgTGATGATACTGTGCTTGGCGCAGGCGGAGTCTCTGAGCCCAAACAAGCTGGAGTTCTGGATGGAGGACGTGTACACGCCGGGCTACGACTCGCTGCTCAAGCAGCGGGAAGCGGCGTTCCGCAGGGCGAAGGCGTGCAAGATCGCCGCCCTGATCGCCGCCACCTTCAGCGTCATCCTGGTCATCGTGGTCCCCATCTGCGCCATGAAGACGTAGCGTGGCGGGGATGGACCACCCgggacagaaacaggaagtagcacagctgtcaatcaaagaCAATTAGTTGTAGCTTGTGATTCTGATTCCAGAGCGGACCGGACTTTGGACCAGAACAAACCACATGAATGTATGCATCACATGATCAGAGTCCGGAATGTTCTTTGTCCGCTAGCCGAATGTGTCCGTCACCTCCAGTGTCTCCACAGAACGCCCGACTAGTCTGTTCTGGTTCTGAAGGGACTTGGGACTGATGGAGCGGTCCAGATTGTGCTGCGTTTCTAGTGATGCTGAATGTCATATTTACCTTCTGGAATGTTCTCTAATAAGAATGACTGGACGTCCTGTAGGTCCATGTGACCCAGATGGAATGTTCCATAATAAACTTCCTGTTGTGTCTTTGGGTCGTGTCCCGCAGGTGCTGACATCGTCGCTTGTCAGGTGAGTTGACGTggcgttccagaaggtcaagGAAGGAAGTTGTAAAGGTCGTTGTTCCAGATGTGGCCTTCACGACCTTTCCAGACGTTGTGCGCTTTACGACTTCTTGATGGGCTTTCTCTCCATTGAGCAGCCAAATGTCAGGACCGTCACGTCTCAGTAGCTTCTGATGGACGCGTGCAAGTTCTGTGGGCCTACCCAGA
The sequence above is a segment of the Dunckerocampus dactyliophorus isolate RoL2022-P2 chromosome 3, RoL_Ddac_1.1, whole genome shotgun sequence genome. Coding sequences within it:
- the minar1 gene encoding major intrinsically disordered Notch2-binding receptor 1 is translated as MEAGPEQFLRRILEDLDVQHANMSDQELCKSLCTRMDLVHLAKLRAHLYRAASLDPDFPTTLFRDKMRGPAEDEQSKRRVLAADIVAMLHLVHAHGGVAAHRVQRHEHAETRRVRHRYAPLGQPPSPLLNNPPCPEPRRTFLPASEPNFLLGVGGRQGGCRASSLDKLHHLPQYSPSPPCRRVHEGPPMARTCLQKRNIFKEDFHKMASFGPQVVTAKDGEGAEPYRHTPAPFFNRSFEVAYRKPYCPPPLSPALPERRRVKHESLDDLQASTYFGPTTVSECVSGRKQSSQGRKQGAWPVKSLSLNVEEGPHDLERSFAGKPNFHRNASVVGADENRFQSPKRPVAYPGGLANDGVKTKEGALMDRVESAKRMWDKHVNGPSFHGTDGSACIGTQTEHGGQKTASRAFKHSDEESEIVGDDISDIFRFLDEMSVCDSLGMVQSSCYDSAASLKSEGDSSPERNTVKLAKSQLDRLLRSLDNTDDELKSSVSKLVARIGEIERKLESLSGVRGEISQVLSKLNKLDQKIQEPDATPASSPPDASPHVLRCHTLNVGGVRDDSPGLRATALRKNVFTRRSSHSLDDDDAESKVVEVSPRDWRTLSYSCHPDAVDKERACRAKEVDQYDFPGVLRPPKAARESYLTEHHLRPAAPPHAKGSPLYSGPRLSGPSWTADEYKRNSGNTLDRQAESLSPNKLEFWMEDVYTPGYDSLLKQREAAFRRAKACKIAALIAATFSVILVIVVPICAMKT